In the Phycisphaerales bacterium genome, CTCTCGCCGTAGCGATTGACGATGACAAGCACCTGGGCCTCTCCGAGCGACTTGAGCCCGAGACTCGCCGCCTGGTCGTCGCGGATCGGCACTTCGTACCCCGTGACGAACAGACTCGGATCCGTCACCACAAAAGCCAGGTCCGGGGCGTCCACGGCCTGCAGCCAGTAGAACACGCCTTCCGGATTGGGCTGGAGCAGCGCGAACCGCGTCTGGTTCGAGAAGCCCAGTAGGCCGGTCTTGAAGGTGATGATCCGATCGGCATCGATCTCCACGGTGCCAAAACGACTCGTCTTCACGTTCATGAGAACGCTCCAATTGTTCGGCCGAACCATCCTGGTCTCACCGGTCCACTCCTTGGACCGGCGTGCGGGGCACTTATTCGCGCTCCAACGCGATCGAGCGCCCCTCGTCCATGTTCGTTCCGCCGGCGCGGCCGAGGCGCCGGCGAAGATTTCTTTAGCTCACCTTTCACCCCAGGAATCGAATCAAACTCAGGCTCCCCAACTGCGAGGCCGTGATCATCGCGGCCTGTAACTGTGTCTGAAGCGTCGCAAAGCGAATGGACACCTCGTTGTAATCCGCGTCCTGAATCTGGCTGACCATGCTCCGGTCCAGCAACTGCCGGTCCTCTTCACGACTGCGGATCGCCTGAACCCGGTTGGCTCGCTGGCCGAGCACCGCCCGGGCCTGGGCCAGCCGATCGACGTCGGCAGTCAGTGCCTCTCCAGCAAACGTGATGCCGCGCGAATCGTCGTTCATCAACGCGTCTCTGAGGTTGATCAGGTGGGTAATGACGCTGTCCACCTCGATCATCGCGCGATCTTCGCCGGCAATAGTTGCGCCTGAGGCGCTGACTTTGATGCCAAGGTCCTCGGCGGCGTGCGAGCCGTTGCGCTGCTCGACGACGAAATTGCCCGCCCCGCCCGTGAGGTCGGTCAGCGTCAGGCCGTTGGATCCGTCGGTCAGCGTCATGGTGAACGTGCCGGGAAGCGCCGCCGCGTTTGTGATGTCGATCACATCCTGCACCGTCTCCGCGCCGGCGAGGTCCACGTCGAAGTAGGTACCGTCGCTGAGGTGGATCCGGAAATCGACGTCGAGCGCGGGATCTGGCAGCCCCGTTTCCGGATCGACCGACCCGCTGCGGATCTCCACGCCGAGGCCGTTGTTGAAATCCGAGAGTTGAGTCGAGGAGGTGAAGGACCGGACGCCCAGTTCAGTCGCCGTGGTTCCACCGACGGTTTCGGAGACGGACATCCGGCTGCCGGACAGCTCGTTGATGAGGTTGATGCGCTGGCCGTCCTCCGCAATCTCGAGCCGGGCGCCGATGTTGGTGCGGGCCACGGCGTTGGCGAGATCCTGGAGGGTCGTTACGCCGGTCAGATCGACCGTTCGCGTCTGGCCGGCATTGGTGATCACGAAGTCGCTCAGCGGGCCCACGCCAGCGAGGTCTGAAACGCGCGTCAGCATGGTCAGGCGCGGATCGACGTCGGCCCCATCGGGTGCTGCATTCGTGAAGGCAGACTGCGACAGACCGAGGTCGGCTGCGGTGGTCGAACCCCCCACTTCCCCGATGGTGACCGTAAGCCCCGCAACCACGTCGAGAGCGAGGCCATCGCCGGTCGAGTTGATGCCGACGCGGGATGGACCGAGAATCGGCGTGCCGCTGCTCGTTTCGAGCGCTGCGATCGCATCATCGATCAGATCGATGGCGTCCTGCACGGTGTCGGCGCCCGAGAGATCGACCTGCGTCGAACCCACTGCTCCGACGTCGATGCTGATGGTGGACAGGCTGACGCCCAGGCCGCGCGCTCCGTTCAGGTCGGCGATCTTCGTCGCCCCGACGAGAGCGGGGTCCAGATCGCGATCGCCCTGCACGCGCGCCGAGAGCGCACCGAAAGCGCGATCAAGCGGCAGCGTTACTTCGAGCGGCTGCCCGATGCCGAGATCGAGGTGCAGGCCGGACTTGGTGCCGGTGTACCGGTACCCGCCGAGGGTCGATTCGAGCGGGGTTCGCCCGATCTGGCTCCCGCCGAAGATGTAGTTGGAGGTGAACTGCGAGTTGGCCAGATCGACCATCTCGTTGATCATGGCGTTGATGACTTCGGCGCTGTTGCGGCGGGTTTCCGTGTCGCCTCCCAGGCCGATCATCTGCGACGCAATGTCGCGCGACTGGAGCACGATGTCGGTCGCCTCGCTCAGCGCGCCGTCAGCGATGTTCATGAACGATTCGGCCTGATTGAGATTGCGGAAGCGCTGTTCACGAATGTCCATTCCCCGCTGCAGCGTGAGGATGAGCGAGGCGCCGATGGGATTGTCGCTGGGCTTGCCCACGGCCAGGCCGCTGGCCAGTTGCACCTGGGCCTCGAGCAGTTGCTGGCTCGTGCGCGTCAGGTTGCCGAGCATCGACTGGGTAGTGAGGCTGATGGGAACGCGAGCGAGATTGCTTGGTATGGCGCTCATGGTTCAGATGATGGTCATGAGAGTCTGCATGAGTTCATCGACAACGCTGATGTAGCGCGCCGCCGCTTCGTATTGGCGCTGGTAGTTGAGCAGGTTGACGGCTTCTTCATCGAGGCTGACGCCACTAACCGCCGCGCGCTGGGCCTGGAGGCTCTCCTTAACCAGCTGCGCCGACGCCGTCTCTCCGATGGCCGCCCGGCCGCGGATGGCCAGCGACTCGACACTCGCAGTCCACGACTGCGGCAGCGACAGTCCGCCGAGGGAATCGAGCGCCCGCGTGCTCAGCCCGGCGATTTCCAGCGCCGTGCCGTTCGAGCCGTCGATGTGATCACTGCCCGCGGCGACATAGGTTGCGTCGTTGAGCACCACATCGTTGACGGCGATGTCCAGAGCGCTCTCGCCCGTGAAGAACGTATTGACGCCCAGCCCCGCCAGCACGCCCGACGTGTCGTCGCTGAACGAGAGCGTGTAGCCGTCTGCAGCGGTGAGGCTCAGGCGGCCGTCGGCCGTAGCGGCGGCGGTGATGTTTCCCGCTCCGATCGTCGTGTTGATGGCGTTGACCAGGTCGTTGAGACTCATGTCCGAGCCGACGCCGTCGAGATCGACATCGATCTGAAACGAGGTGCGCTCGCCGGTGCTCTCCTGCGTGAGATGAATCTGCAGGCTGCCGTTGACGATGGTGAATGGCAGGCCGGCTGCGGTGCTGTTGAGCGCCGCCGCGGGGTCGTCAACGCGATAGGTCCCTTCCACACTCTCAAAGCCGCGGCTGCCCTGGCCTTGCGAGTGGATGCGATTCACTTCGAAGATGAGCGTCGAAGCAAGGCTGTCCAGATCATCGATGACGCCCTCAACAATGTCGGTGCGGGCGGACATGAGCGCGCCCAGCGAACCGCTGGTGAGTTCCAGATCGGCGCCGTCCTCGCGCGTTTCGACGACTGTTTCCGAGCCGGTGGAGGTGGTTACCGTACGCAGCGTCAGGCCGCGCGAGGTGCTGCCCAGCAGCAGCGGCGTGGAGCCGACGAAGATATCCACCGTGCCGGCGGGCTGCTCGACGACGGAAATGTCCATGAAGCCCGCCAGTTCGTCGATGAGCTGATCCCGCTCGTCGCGCAGCGAAGAAGCAGTCCCCTGCCCCTGCTCCGCCTGCACAATCGAAAGGTTCATCGCCGCGATCTGCGTCAGCAGTTCGTCGGCGCGATTGACCTGCAGCGCGGCATCGCGGTCGATCTGGTTGCGGACATCGACGTAATCGCGCCGGGTGTCCTGCAGGCGGCCCGCCAGGCTGACGCCTTCCTGCACGACCAGCGTGCGGACCGACAGATCGCCGGGATTGTTGGCCAGTTCGGACCAGGCGTTGAAGAAGCGCGTGAGCGCGCTGGACAGATCCGAGTCCGTCAGTTCGCTCTGGATGGATTCAATCTGGCTGAAGAGGTTCTGCCGCGTCAGGGCACTCTGCTCTCGCCCTATGGCGCCGCGAATGCGCGCGTTGATGGCTTCATCGACATGGCGCTGAATGGTCGAAAGCAGGACGCCGCCACCCGTCGAGCCGAATCGGCCGAGCCGGTCGCCGGGCAGGGGCGCGCCGATGGCGGTCTGGCGCGTGAAGCCCGGCGTCGTGGCGTTGGCCATGTTGTTGCCGGTGACCTGCAACGCCGCCTGGGCATAGTTCAGGGCGGTGCGGCCGATCTGAAGCGCGCTGGTCAGACCCATGGTGGTTCCTTACGTCCTCAGGTCCAGTCCGCCGCACACGGCTTCGTTGACGCCGATGCGCCCGTCCCGCCCGTACAACTTAGTCTTGCTCAGCCCCGCCTGGATCGTCTGCATCAGCCCTGTCACATGCCCCAACAGCGATTCGCAGCTGTCGCGCAGCACGCCGCCCGCTTCGCGCACTGCGGTGATGCTCGATCGCAGCGCCTCACCGAGTTCGACCAGCGTGCTCTGTGCCGGCTCGCCGAGCGCTTCAGCGAGATCGCCCAGGCGCACTTCCTGCTCACAGCTGATCTCGAGGGCGCTGGCCAGCGTGGCGGCGACGACCTTGCGCCGCTGCTCGAGCCGGTCGATCGCGTCCACCAGTTCGCGCTCCTTCTTGAGGCACAGCGCCAGCCGCGTCGTGTCCGCCGTGCGCAGACACTGCTGTGAGTCGGTGATGCACGCGAGCAGTTCGCCGTTCAGTTCGGCCCCTTCGCGCAGAATCTGCTCGAGGCGCTGCACGCAGATGCCGATTCCGGTTCCACTGCGCAATTCAGGCATGTCGGGCACTCCCTTGCACTTCATTGACGCGCCTGCCGGAGGTCATCACCCCCGACCCCTGAGGATTGAGCAAACGGTGCGCCATCTGATCCACGAGCCCGCTGGGCATCCGCCGCACAATCGACTTGGCCACTTCGGCCTCGAGCAGCGGCCGCAGCGACTGCTCGGCATGCGTCTTCTTGAACAGCCCGCTGTCGAGCGGATCCTGCCGCAGGCGCTCGAGCACCGGCATGACCAGCGTCTGCGCCACGAGTTCCTCGACATTGCGACGCACCTTCTCGCGCCGCGGGAGCGGCGTCTCGTCGGATTTCATCATGCGGCTCATGAGATGCGAGAAGTCTGCAGCCTCGGGTGCGAGCGGCTTGTCGCCGTCCAGGGCCGCCGCCTGCGCTCCGAGCCGGTCGAAGTGCTGGACCCGCGCCGCGGCATCGGACATCGCGGGCGCAAGCGAACGAAACGGGCTGGATTCCACGGTGGTCATTGCGGAGCGTCGATCAATTCGGCGTGCAGGGCGCCGAGCCGTTTGAGTTCATAGAGGACATCCACGCGGGTGTCGAAATCGACCTTGAGTGCATCAAGGGCCTCAAACAGGTCCGTCAATCGCGCCTGCGTCGTGGGCAGGCCATCGTCTACCGTGCTCAGCTTGACCTGCGCCTCGGTGTTGAAGATCGGATCGGCCGCAGACGGCACCGGCGGCGGGTTGATTCGCGTGATCGAGAGCCCCTTGGCCGAAATCACCACGGGCGAGATCTGCACGTCGCCGTTGAGCGCGATGACTCCGGCGCGACGGTTGATCACCACGCGAGCCGGCAGCTCAAGCAGGCTCGTGTCGATCTGCATGGTGAGCACGTAGTTCAGCGTCGCGGTGCGCCGCTCCCAGGCCCAATCGCTGATGGTCAGGACGACCTCGTTGGGCGAGCGCACGACCGCGCGGCCCTCGCCGCCGCTGGTGCCGATCTGCAATTGCTGCGTGATCTGGTCCGCCAGCATGTTGGCGACCGGATAGCCCGCGTACTGCGGCCGAAGCACGAGCGTGACTTCTCTCGAACCTTCGACGAACGCATCGGCGCGGATGTCGGACAGCATCTGGAGGCCCTGGCGGATGATGCCCACGCGCGGGTTGGTCGGATCGACGTCAATCGGCCCGGAAACCCACGCGCCCACGTCGCCGTTCTTGGTGAATCGAACGAAGCTCTGCGTCAGCGTGCCGCCCTTGAGGCTCTTGGCGTTGCCCAGAACGGACACGGTCGCGTCGAGCCGGTCGCCCTCGCGCGCGCCAGTTGCCGGCACGAGGCAACTGACGCTGACCACGGCCACACTGTCGGACCCCTGGAGATCAGCCGGGGAAGAGACGCCCATGCCGTTGTTGCGGTAGAACTCAGCGAGGAACTTGGCGGGGTAGTCGCTCCGCCGCGCCGAATCGCCCGTGCCGTTGAGGCCGACAACCAGTCCCATGCCCGTGAGCTGGTTGTTCTCGAGGCCCTTCACGCGCACGATCGTCTGCACATCCGTGGCCAGAGCGGCGGTGACGGCCAGTGTAAGCACGCCTGCGGCGATGCAGCCGGCGATCGGGTGGCGCTTCGTGGTTTGGGTGCTCTTCTGGGTCATCTTGTACTCCTCGCGGCCGCGGCCGCGGGTCTGCTGAATCTGGTCAGAACGCGAAGATCGTCTCGAGCACGCGCGGGATCAGGCCCTTCTTGGTGGTCTTCTTGAGTTGACCTTCGTGCATCTTGATGACTCGGAGGTCGAAGAGCTGGTTGCTCAGGATCGTGCCTGCGGGCGTAACCAGCTGCGGGTCGCACACGCCCGAGAGCAGGATCGTCGACGTTTCCTGGTCCGTCTGCACGTAGGTGCGCGCTTCGAGCACGAGATGCCCGTTGGGCCACACGTCGATGACTTCGGCTGTGACGCGGGCGGAGAAGTCGTCGGAGCGCAGGTACTTGCCGTCGGCCTTGAACTCGTTCTTGTAGGCGATGTCGAGTTTCGCCGGGTTCGCGTTCTCGCTTGCCTTGAGGATGCCTTCGAGCAGGTCGTTGATCGTGAGTTGCGGGAAGTCCTTGATCTCGGCCTGCAGGTCGTAGTCCTTGGAGGTGTCAAGCGCCTGCGAACTGCGCGCGGTGCTCGTCTCGCGGATGATGATCTGCACGTGATCGTGCTTGCGCCACACGACGGGCTGAGGCTGCGGCACGGTGAACCAGGCCATCGCGTGAAGCGAGAGAGCCGGATCGACATCGGCCGGCGGGGGAGGCGTGGGATTCGCCTGCACCTGCGCGAGAATCGAACTTGTCTGGCCCGACGCCGCCGGACCCGCGGCCAGGAGGCACGTCAGCGACAGCGCTGCGCCTGAACGTTGAATGAGGCGGCTACTCATCGCAGGATCTCCTCTCGATCGATGAACCCGGTGTCCACGCTGATTTCACCGTCCTCACAGACGATGCCGGTGAGTTCAACGCGGTCAGTGATGCGCTGCACGCGCACAACGTCGCCCAGGCAGCCGTCCTGGAGCACGCGGCCGCGCATCCGAAGCACGAACATGCCGTGCCGCGCGCGAATGGTGACCTCGCTGTTGCGAGCGACGATGACCTGCGAGGCGGTGTCGCGCTCGCAGAGAATCTGGCCGGGCACGAGGCGCCCGCGGACTTCCTTGCCGATGGCGTCTTCAAGGCGCCGAAGGGGCGTGGAGGCCTGCGGCTCAAGGATCCGCTCTTCCACGACGAGATCAGCCGCGTCGAGAATGTCGCCCCGGGCTGCGTACCGCTGGACCACGAGCACATGCTGCCGCACCGCCACGTCAACCGTCACGCGCGCGCTGCAGACGACGCCCGCGCCGCGGAAGAAGTTCACGAGAAGCGGCAGAGTGGGCGAGAGCCGCGACGCAAGCGGCCTGATCTCAAGTTCAAACCCTCTGGTGCTTCTGGCCAGATCTTCCTGCTCTGACTCGCGAAAAGTCAGTTGAAGATCAGCCGGATCACAGCGGAACACCACGCCCGCCAGATACCCCGCGATCGCGCCGCGCACCGTCGGCTCCTGGACAAGTGCTGCGGCAAACGTGGGCGCCTCGGCCGTGCGAGCCTCGGCGGCGGGCCGTTGTGCCGGCGCCGGCTGGACGGGCTCGGCCGAACGCCAGCGGATCACGCAGTCCCGGCCGCTTAGGGCGAGCAATCCAAGATTGGCGCCGCGTTCGTCGAGCCGGCGGCGTACGTCGGCCAGGCTGATCGTCACGGGCCGGGCCGGCGGCGCGCTGGCCTCGAAGACCACCGCTTCGCCCAGCGCCTCCGCCACCTCACCCTCAAGTTGGGCGACATCCGCAAGCGAAACGGCCAGTTGATCGGCATCGACGCGCACCGAGCCGCGCAGCACGATCCGGTCCTGCGCCAGCGCAGTGGCGCCGCAGGCCAGAAGCGTGGCCACGACGGCCCAGCGGCGAGCGAACCCGGCGAGATATAACCTGACGTCGGTCATGACTCACTTACCTTCTGTGAAGCTGATTCACCTGCTGGAGCGCGTCATCTGCCGCTCGAATGACCTGCCCGTTGAGTTCGAAGGCGCGCTGGCTTTTGATGAGATGAACCAGTTCGCGGACGGGTTCGACGTTGGAACCTTCCAGGAACCCCTGGCGGATTCCGCCGCGGTTCTCCTCGGTCGGCGCGCCGGTGATCGGATCGCCCGAAGCATCGGTGGCGACGAACAGGTTCTCGCCGATCTCTTCGAGCCCGGCCGGATTGACAAACGTGGCCGTCTCGATCTGCCCCACTTGCGTCTGCGTTCCGCCCGGCTCACCGACGGTCACAATGCCGTTGCTGCCGATGGAGATGCTCACGGCGTCCTCGGGAATGGTGATGGCCGGGTAGAGCACGCGGCCCTGGTCGGTCGCGAGCACGAGTTCGCCGCGGCTGTTGAGCGTGAGGTTGCCGGCGCGGGTGTAGCCGATGCCGTCGCGGCCTCGGTCGTCCTCGATCTTGACCTGAAAGAACCCGGCGCCCTCGATGAGCAGGTCGAGTTCGCGGCCGGTCTGTTCAGCGGGCCCCAGTTCGAAGTTCTTTTGCGTGCCCGACACCTGCGTGCCCAGGCCGACGTACAGGCCGATGGGGCGCTGATCGCCGTTGAGGTTTTCCACGCCCGCCTGCTTCTTCTCGATGTAGAGCAGGTCCTGGAAGTTGGCGCGACTGGCCTTGAAGCCGGTCGTGTTCAGGTTCGCCAGGTTGTTGGCGATGACGTCCAGTTCGGTGTTCAGGGCGGTGAGGCCAGTGGCGGCTGAATGAAGGGCAATGACAGACATGGATCCTCACACTCCTGCGATCACGCCGCTCAGGCCACGCGGCCGAGGCGATTGATCGCGTTGTTCATCAGTTCGTCGTTCATCTGGATCATGCGGCCGTTGGCGGCAATCGCGCCGTTGGCTGACGAGAGTTCCATCATCATGGCCATCGAGTCCACGGCGCTGCCTTCGAGCCAGCCGGCTTTCACGCTGGCGCCGGCGGGGAGCAGGCTCTCCTGCGACACATTGTCGAGAATGAACATGTTCTCGCCGGCCTTACGAAGCAGTTTGAAATCCGGCGGGACGACCACCCCCAGTTTTGCGACGCGCAGACCGGCCTGCTCGATCGTGCCGTCGGGCTGGATTCGGACCTCGCCCGTCGACTGCAGCTGGATCGGGTTGTCGCCCTCATCAAGCGCCCGCATGCCACTGCCGGCGTGGACGAGATAGCCGTCTCTGCTGATGGTCATGCGGCCGTCGCGGCTGAAGCGCATGCGCTCGGCACCCTCGCCGCGCCCCGTCGCGTACTTGAAGAAACCCTTGCCCTGAAGCGCCAGGTCGAGCGGGTTGTTCGTCTCTTCAAGATCGCCGTCGTTGAAGAGCGTGATATTGGGCGCGACGTGCACCCCGCCGCCGAGCCGTTCGAGCATCGTGTGCGCAGGCACGTTGCCGACGCGGCCTTCGATGCGCTCAGCCTCGCGCCAGCGGAACGCGGTCACGTCGGGTTTGAATCCGGTCGTATTGACGTTGGCGAGGTTGTTGCCGATCACGTCGATGCGGTACATGTTGACGAGCATGCCCGAAGCAGCGGTGTACAGGCCGTAGTTCATGACCGCACCTCCGCGTCGTCCAAAGACGCCTCGCCGGCTTCGGCCTGCCGCTGCCGACTGACGGCCTCGGCCGCGTGCAGCACCGCCGCCATCGACGCCAGGCGTACGATGCGGCGGGCCAGCTCTTCTCCAGACCGCGCGCCTTTACCCAGCGCCGGCGCCGGGCCCAGTGCGAGCCGAGCGACCTCTGATGGGCGGCGAGTCTCACCGACTCGACTGCGCTCGTTGTCAATCGCCTCCATGCGATTCGCGAGCATGATGCGGCACTCCTTGCCTGCTTCACCGTTGCCGGCGACTTATTGCAACCAGCATGCCGCGAGAGCCCGACGCGCCGAAGATCAGCGCAATGGCTTTCACAGTACCAAGTTACGTTCAAGCCTCGCAGATAGCGCACAGGAGCGTGCGCGCGATGGATGCGCAAGAAGTGCAGCCGCGATGAGCCTGGCGACGGTCGTCCGGTCGACTCGCTTACGAGGGATATTCGCGCAGAATTTGCGCGAGTTGACGGCGGGCTCGCTGCTCGGCGGCGACGATGCGATGCACCGGCCGGTCCCAGGCTGCGGCGATCGCGGCGTGGGTCAGGGGCGCCTGGCCCGTCCAGCCGAAGCGGGCGGCCAGAATCTCGCGGGAATCCGCGGAGAGCCGCGCAGCCCCCGGCAGCGCTCGCGCGTTCAGTTCGAGGACGCCCCGCCAGGGATAGATGGTCGCGCCGAGATCGGGCAGACGGATCCCGCCGTGCTCGTGCCTCGCTCTGGCCACGGATGAAGGCGGCGGCGCCCACCGACGGGCGAGGTCGCTGCGCAGCGCATGCACCGCGACCTGCCCGAGCCGTCCCTGTCGCGAGGAATCGAACGTGTCGATCCCCCGGAGCCCGGCGGCGACGATGAGCCGGTACGCCGCTTCGATCTCCGTCGTCGTCGATTGGCGAAGTTTGCGGCCGAGGTGGATCTCCACGTGCGAGATGAGGCTG is a window encoding:
- a CDS encoding flagellar assembly protein FliW; amino-acid sequence: MNVKTSRFGTVEIDADRIITFKTGLLGFSNQTRFALLQPNPEGVFYWLQAVDAPDLAFVVTDPSLFVTGYEVPIRDDQAASLGLKSLGEAQVLVIVNRYGESLTGNLQGPLVINVEQRIGEQLVLADQRWSTRHRLVEVGQTAHAASA
- the flgK gene encoding flagellar hook-associated protein FlgK; translated protein: MGLTSALQIGRTALNYAQAALQVTGNNMANATTPGFTRQTAIGAPLPGDRLGRFGSTGGGVLLSTIQRHVDEAINARIRGAIGREQSALTRQNLFSQIESIQSELTDSDLSSALTRFFNAWSELANNPGDLSVRTLVVQEGVSLAGRLQDTRRDYVDVRNQIDRDAALQVNRADELLTQIAAMNLSIVQAEQGQGTASSLRDERDQLIDELAGFMDISVVEQPAGTVDIFVGSTPLLLGSTSRGLTLRTVTTSTGSETVVETREDGADLELTSGSLGALMSARTDIVEGVIDDLDSLASTLIFEVNRIHSQGQGSRGFESVEGTYRVDDPAAALNSTAAGLPFTIVNGSLQIHLTQESTGERTSFQIDVDLDGVGSDMSLNDLVNAINTTIGAGNITAAATADGRLSLTAADGYTLSFSDDTSGVLAGLGVNTFFTGESALDIAVNDVVLNDATYVAAGSDHIDGSNGTALEIAGLSTRALDSLGGLSLPQSWTASVESLAIRGRAAIGETASAQLVKESLQAQRAAVSGVSLDEEAVNLLNYQRQYEAAARYISVVDELMQTLMTII
- the flgN gene encoding flagellar export chaperone FlgN, which codes for MPELRSGTGIGICVQRLEQILREGAELNGELLACITDSQQCLRTADTTRLALCLKKERELVDAIDRLEQRRKVVAATLASALEISCEQEVRLGDLAEALGEPAQSTLVELGEALRSSITAVREAGGVLRDSCESLLGHVTGLMQTIQAGLSKTKLYGRDGRIGVNEAVCGGLDLRT
- a CDS encoding flagellar basal body P-ring protein FlgI; translated protein: MTQKSTQTTKRHPIAGCIAAGVLTLAVTAALATDVQTIVRVKGLENNQLTGMGLVVGLNGTGDSARRSDYPAKFLAEFYRNNGMGVSSPADLQGSDSVAVVSVSCLVPATGAREGDRLDATVSVLGNAKSLKGGTLTQSFVRFTKNGDVGAWVSGPIDVDPTNPRVGIIRQGLQMLSDIRADAFVEGSREVTLVLRPQYAGYPVANMLADQITQQLQIGTSGGEGRAVVRSPNEVVLTISDWAWERRTATLNYVLTMQIDTSLLELPARVVINRRAGVIALNGDVQISPVVISAKGLSITRINPPPVPSAADPIFNTEAQVKLSTVDDGLPTTQARLTDLFEALDALKVDFDTRVDVLYELKRLGALHAELIDAPQ
- a CDS encoding flagellar basal body L-ring protein FlgH, yielding MSSRLIQRSGAALSLTCLLAAGPAASGQTSSILAQVQANPTPPPPADVDPALSLHAMAWFTVPQPQPVVWRKHDHVQIIIRETSTARSSQALDTSKDYDLQAEIKDFPQLTINDLLEGILKASENANPAKLDIAYKNEFKADGKYLRSDDFSARVTAEVIDVWPNGHLVLEARTYVQTDQETSTILLSGVCDPQLVTPAGTILSNQLFDLRVIKMHEGQLKKTTKKGLIPRVLETIFAF
- the flgA gene encoding flagellar basal body P-ring formation protein FlgA, which produces MTDVRLYLAGFARRWAVVATLLACGATALAQDRIVLRGSVRVDADQLAVSLADVAQLEGEVAEALGEAVVFEASAPPARPVTISLADVRRRLDERGANLGLLALSGRDCVIRWRSAEPVQPAPAQRPAAEARTAEAPTFAAALVQEPTVRGAIAGYLAGVVFRCDPADLQLTFRESEQEDLARSTRGFELEIRPLASRLSPTLPLLVNFFRGAGVVCSARVTVDVAVRQHVLVVQRYAARGDILDAADLVVEERILEPQASTPLRRLEDAIGKEVRGRLVPGQILCERDTASQVIVARNSEVTIRARHGMFVLRMRGRVLQDGCLGDVVRVQRITDRVELTGIVCEDGEISVDTGFIDREEILR
- the flgG gene encoding flagellar basal-body rod protein FlgG produces the protein MSVIALHSAATGLTALNTELDVIANNLANLNTTGFKASRANFQDLLYIEKKQAGVENLNGDQRPIGLYVGLGTQVSGTQKNFELGPAEQTGRELDLLIEGAGFFQVKIEDDRGRDGIGYTRAGNLTLNSRGELVLATDQGRVLYPAITIPEDAVSISIGSNGIVTVGEPGGTQTQVGQIETATFVNPAGLEEIGENLFVATDASGDPITGAPTEENRGGIRQGFLEGSNVEPVRELVHLIKSQRAFELNGQVIRAADDALQQVNQLHRR
- a CDS encoding flagellar hook-basal body protein, translated to MNYGLYTAASGMLVNMYRIDVIGNNLANVNTTGFKPDVTAFRWREAERIEGRVGNVPAHTMLERLGGGVHVAPNITLFNDGDLEETNNPLDLALQGKGFFKYATGRGEGAERMRFSRDGRMTISRDGYLVHAGSGMRALDEGDNPIQLQSTGEVRIQPDGTIEQAGLRVAKLGVVVPPDFKLLRKAGENMFILDNVSQESLLPAGASVKAGWLEGSAVDSMAMMMELSSANGAIAANGRMIQMNDELMNNAINRLGRVA